From a region of the Dermatophagoides farinae isolate YC_2012a chromosome 3, ASM2471394v1, whole genome shotgun sequence genome:
- the LOC124498532 gene encoding uncharacterized protein LOC124498532, giving the protein MVFVSKSFAQDDFGTGDYTDTNGGDDDYDNNGGGEDDYDTYNTTSRPRPRTRPSVTRRPSVTINPVTISTTNLPSSSSSSSPYPTPSTNYYGGVTYGYNGYDPQFNSNPNVGIRPWSDGTYREEDTALNRFIHFFPTLIDDFNNIGRRDSYIDFARFQLNRFIDIFRSRGYDLHNHFYHCTQRVDGCRFVARAMPQTTTTIDPFLFTINPSTISTINFEPLREQIQTSTPTTATTTTVRPKRLRQSNK; this is encoded by the exons aTGGTGTTTGTGTCCAAATCTTTTGCACAAG atgATTTCGGAACTGGTGATTACACTGATACTAATGgaggtgatgatgattatgataataatggtggtggtgaagaTGACTATGAT ACCTACAACACAACCTCACGACCTAGACCTAGAACACGACCATCAGTAACACGTCGTCCATCGGTTACTATAAATCCAGTTACAATAAGCACAACAAATttaccgtcatcatcatcatcatcatcaccatatcCGACGCCAAGTACGAATTATTATGGTGGTGTAACGTATGGTTATAATGGATATGATCCacaatttaattcaaatccAAATGTCGGTATAAGACCATGGTCAGATGGAACCTATCGTGAAGAGGATACGGCATTGAATCGatttatacatttttttcctacattgattgatg ATTTCAACAATATTGGACGACGAGATTCTTATATTGATTTTGCACGTTTTCAATTAAATCGTTTTATTGATATATTTCGTTCACGTGGTTATGATTTacataatcatttttatcattgtacACAACGTGTTGATGGTTGTCGTTTCGTGGCACGTGCAATgccacaaacaacaacaacaattgatccATTTCTTTTTACAATCAATCCTTCAACGATTTCAACGATAAATTTTGAACCACTTCGtgaacaaattcaaacatcgacaccaacaacagcaacaacaacaactgtaCGACCAAAACGATTACGACAgtcaaataaatga
- the LOC124498534 gene encoding palmitoyltransferase ZDHHC9, producing the protein MVKINETTTSNSNDYHHHHHHHSQQQQQHGNRHKDEQKCNKNNCYCYDGCKQPPLPPQQQQQSSSSSSSWRKKCRKNFYFYLTIIVMIIINTLYIRFVALELIKSIGIGVLIISQILFAQILSYLTATACTDPGIIPRAQGYEAISVQKEIRKLLLSSSTTAKSNSKKSIKKQNSPRSFSHSPYGKLSTIWNVNKNRFKMITKPLIINEQFFRQKYCYTCHFFRPPRSSHCSVCNQCIERFDHHCPWVGNCVGKRNYRSFYFFLLSLSAYGIFTSANEIAFIFIEHQKIPSFLVIFRLSPVVLALLSINIMIIWSILGLLGFHTYLLVTNMTTNEDIKQTFVGRQQIEQSKSYDIESGSGESIENPFSDGSAYGNCTRTLCSSRSTTYII; encoded by the exons atggtaaaaataaacgaaactACCAccagcaacagcaacgattatcatcatcatcatcatcatcattcacaacaacaacaacaacatggtAATCGACAtaaagatgaacaaaaatgtaacaaaaacaattgttattgttatgatGGCTGTAAACAACCACCACTACCGccacagcaacagcaacaatcatcatcatcatcttcatcttggcgaaaaaaatgtcgaaaaaatttttatttttatcttaCAATcattgtaatgataataataaatacattATACATTCGATTCGTTGCATTAGAATTGATCAAATCCATTGGCATTGGTGTATTGATTATATCGCAGATTTTATTTGCACAAATTCTGTCATATTTAACGGCAACAGCATGTACAGATCCTGGCATTATACCACGTGCACAAGGTTATGAAGCAATATCCGTACAAAAAGAGATacgtaaattattattatcatcatcaacaacggctaaatcgaattcaaaaaaatcgataaaaaaacaaaattcaccaCGTagtttttctcattcaccatatggaaaattatcaacaatatggaatgtgaataaaaatcgtttcaaaatgattaccaaaccattgattataaatgaacaattttttcgacaaaaatattgttatacatgtcatttttttcgtccaCCACGTTCATCACATTGTTCCGTATGTAATCAATGTATTGAAcgttttgatcatcattgtcctTGGGTTGGTAATTGTGTTGGTAAACGAAATTATcggtcattttatttttttctattatcacTTTCGGCATACGGTATATTTACAAGTGCCAATGAAATtgctttcatttttattg aACACCAAAAAATTCCTTCATTTCTTGTCATATTTCGACTATCACCAGTTGTATTGGcattattatcgatcaatataatgattatatggTCAATTTTAGGCTTGTTAGGCTTTCATACATATCTGTTGGTGACCAATATGACCACCAATGAAgatatcaaacaaacatttgttGGACGTCAACAAATagaacaatcaaaatcatatgACATTGAATCAGGTTCAGgtgaatcgattgaaaatcCTTTTAGCGATGGTTCAGCATATGGTAATTGTACAAGAACATTATGTTCATCTCGTTCGACGACAtatattatttga
- the LOC124498143 gene encoding putative glutamate receptor isoform X3, which produces MNLIAKKVGFEYRLYFSPDGKYGTEYNGNNINGMIGEVFRNRADFAIADLTVTDARKRYVDFTDAFLENQLAAIIRRDDAVGLRTLEDLVTLNEINHRQELPPTERQHLLTYGTYKTGATYFHLSKHRDPIARKIFEWMFRNPDALVRSAKEGFERVNAGRYAFIVESTFAEYLTGIYCNLTMLYDTRSLYPRRFAIALPKGSPLIQSFNKVIRELKATGTIERLRRQYWINRCSHLDEFNHSTLSSSTISPPQSSSSSTLPPAIAIPINRTVDHNHKTDDQLMNLPPSQHHNDGDYNHHQQQQQPNENKNQAKIEWSSHNRHYHPIINDRNNNPIHHHHRMNVPSSQPQQPPSHHHPHNRHHQIMINNNNRNKMNTDYDLDNDVGGGGGGGQYYSIKRSNGSSSSIRPSSSWWWWWSSAIHSIIIILLYRPIYR; this is translated from the coding sequence CGATTTTGCTATTGCCGATTTGACTGTTACGGATGCACGTAAACGTTATGTTGATTTTACTGATGCTTTtcttgaaaatcaattggcCGCCATAATTCGACGTGATGATGCTGTCGGTTTACGTACATTGGAAGATTTAGTAACATTAAATGAGATTAATCATCGACAAGAGTTGCCGCCAACTGAGAGACAGCATCTTCTTACATATGGTACATATAAAACTGGTGCTACATATTTTCATCTATCAAAACATCGTGATCCAATAGctagaaaaatatttgaatggaTGTTTCGAAATCCCGATGCATTGGTACGTTCGGCTAAAGAAGGTTTTGAACGTGTCAATGCAGGACGTTATGCATTCATTGTGGAATCAACATTTGCTGAATACCTGACCGGTATTTATTGTAATCTGACAATGTTATATGATACACGTTCATTGTATCCAAGAAGATTTGCTATAGCATTGCCAAAAGGTTCACCattaattcaatcattcaataaagTAATACGTGAATTGAAAGCCACTGGAACAATTGAAAGATTAAGGCGTCAATATTGGATTAATCGTTGTAGCCATTTGGATGAATTCAACCATTCAACGTTGTCGTCGTCAACAATTTcaccaccacaatcatcatcatcatcaacactgCCACCAGCAATTGCCATACCCATCAACAGAACTGTCGATCATAACCACAAAACGGATGatcaattaatgaatttaccaccatcacagcatcataatgatggtgattataatcatcatcaacaacaacaacaaccaaatgaaaataaaaatcaagcaaaaattgaatggtcAAGTCAtaatcgtcattatcatccaataataaatgatcgtaataataatccaattcatcatcaccatcgtaTGAATGTTCCATCATCACAGCCACAACAGCCaccatctcatcatcatccacataatcgccatcatcagattatgataaacaataataatcgtaataaaatgaatacaGATTATGACCtagataatgatgttggtggtggtggtggtggtggtcaatattattcaataaaaagatcaaatggttcatcatcatcaattaggccatcatcatcatggtggtggtggtggtcatccGCTATCCATtcgataattatcattctaTTATACAGGCCGATTTAtagatga